From a single Paenibacillus sp. FSL R5-0345 genomic region:
- a CDS encoding sugar-binding transcriptional regulator: protein MRNLLDIQKQLLPDLMETLKRRYTILHQIMLSDIIGRRTLAASLDMTERVLRAETDLLKSQGLIEIESVGMRISAAGRRLLDLLEPVVKSLFGLDELEEKIRATYGLDKVIVVPGDCESSPFTKRELGRAGAKALLSVLRTDDIVAVTGGSTLADMADQLTPPLSLSYKNAWFVPARGGLGESMEIQANTIASTMAKRVGANYRLLHVPDLLSGDAYQSLALDSNIGEIVQIIRSSRIIVHGIGDAIEMTRRRKLDEATVSEIQGEGAVAESFGYYFNEDGQVVHTMLTMGLRLEDIVRTETVIGIAGGKPKAKAIHAMLRFGQENILVTDEAAAVEIGKEIDNQLQISS from the coding sequence ATGCGTAATTTATTAGATATCCAAAAGCAGCTTCTGCCTGATCTCATGGAAACCCTTAAGAGACGGTACACGATTCTTCATCAGATCATGCTGTCCGATATAATTGGGCGCAGAACGCTTGCCGCTTCGCTTGATATGACTGAGCGGGTACTGCGTGCCGAGACGGATCTTCTGAAATCGCAAGGGCTCATTGAGATCGAGAGCGTTGGTATGCGCATTAGCGCTGCTGGACGTAGGCTGCTTGATTTGCTAGAGCCGGTCGTTAAGAGCCTGTTTGGTCTGGATGAGCTGGAAGAGAAAATTCGGGCAACGTATGGTCTGGATAAAGTTATTGTGGTGCCGGGTGATTGTGAGTCATCGCCATTCACCAAACGTGAACTCGGCCGAGCAGGTGCAAAAGCGCTGCTTAGTGTACTTCGTACAGATGATATTGTTGCTGTCACTGGTGGATCAACGCTTGCCGATATGGCTGATCAACTGACACCGCCGTTATCCCTTTCCTATAAGAACGCTTGGTTTGTTCCGGCGCGTGGTGGATTAGGAGAGAGTATGGAGATTCAAGCCAATACGATTGCCTCAACAATGGCAAAACGGGTAGGAGCGAATTACCGGTTGCTGCATGTACCTGATTTACTTAGTGGGGATGCCTACCAGTCACTAGCACTTGACTCTAATATTGGAGAGATTGTACAAATCATCCGCAGTTCGCGTATTATTGTACATGGGATTGGGGATGCCATTGAAATGACTCGCCGCCGCAAGCTGGATGAGGCAACTGTCTCAGAAATCCAGGGTGAGGGAGCCGTGGCTGAATCCTTTGGGTATTACTTTAACGAAGATGGTCAGGTTGTCCATACGATGCTTACGATGGGACTACGTCTAGAAGATATTGTTCGGACGGAGACAGTCATCGGTATTGCTGGAGGCAAACCAAAGGCCAAAGCCATTCATGCCATGCTGCGTTTCGGGCAGGAGAATATACTCGTCACCGACGAGGCTGCTGCTGTGGAAATCGGCAAGGAAATTGATAATCAGTTACAGATATCCTCGTAA
- a CDS encoding GDSL-type esterase/lipase family protein produces MSYQYTAIGDSLTTGFGALPGNGFVPVYRRMAEGRLRSNVASTNLGVNGLTTSELEQRLRGSAMTREAIRAADIITLSIGGNDLIHAAKAVARQPENLSKELRRSLQECKQNFAAIMSILFQLKTGTRRPFIIRIVGLYNPYPQVVGATEWVRQFNRYASQYSSRVCGFASIYSEFAGNERGLLSIDHLHPNGRGYRVIAEKLDALGYGGLI; encoded by the coding sequence ATGAGCTATCAATACACTGCAATTGGCGATTCCTTGACGACTGGATTTGGCGCTCTGCCAGGTAACGGTTTTGTACCGGTGTACCGTAGAATGGCGGAAGGGAGACTGCGTTCTAATGTAGCCTCTACGAATTTGGGCGTGAATGGATTGACTACTTCTGAACTGGAACAGCGGCTACGGGGGAGTGCAATGACTCGCGAAGCCATTCGAGCAGCCGACATCATCACTCTATCCATCGGTGGCAACGATTTAATCCATGCTGCGAAGGCTGTAGCTAGACAACCTGAAAATTTATCTAAAGAGCTGCGAAGATCATTGCAAGAATGCAAACAAAATTTTGCTGCAATTATGAGTATCCTCTTCCAATTGAAGACGGGAACGCGTAGACCTTTTATCATTCGGATTGTGGGACTGTATAATCCTTATCCTCAGGTAGTGGGTGCTACAGAGTGGGTGCGGCAGTTTAACCGCTATGCCTCACAGTACAGTAGCCGAGTATGTGGGTTTGCTTCTATCTATAGTGAGTTTGCAGGAAATGAGAGAGGGCTATTATCGATTGACCACTTACATCCGAATGGCCGAGGCTACCGTGTGATTGCTGAGAAACTCGATGCGCTTGGATATGGCGGTTTGATTTAA
- the clpP gene encoding ATP-dependent Clp endopeptidase proteolytic subunit ClpP has product MSYIPMVVEQSNRGERAYDIYSRLLKDRIIFLGTEVNDVVANSIIAQMLFLAAEDPDKDIHLYVNSPGGSITAGMAIFDTMQYIKPDVSTICVGMAASMGAFLLNAGAKGKRFALPNSEIMIHQPLGGAQGQATDIEIRARRILKLRDKLNRILAERTGQPLERIEKDTDRDYFMTAADAATYGIVDKVIEKTLPSGV; this is encoded by the coding sequence GTGAGTTATATTCCTATGGTAGTAGAACAGAGCAACCGCGGTGAGCGCGCTTATGACATCTATTCCCGCCTGCTGAAGGACCGCATCATTTTCCTTGGAACGGAGGTTAATGACGTGGTAGCCAATTCTATCATCGCACAAATGCTGTTCTTGGCTGCCGAAGATCCGGATAAGGACATTCACCTTTACGTGAATAGCCCCGGCGGTTCCATTACTGCAGGTATGGCTATTTTTGATACAATGCAGTACATTAAACCGGATGTTTCCACCATCTGTGTAGGTATGGCAGCTTCCATGGGAGCATTCCTACTTAACGCTGGCGCTAAAGGCAAACGCTTCGCACTGCCTAACAGTGAGATCATGATTCACCAACCTCTGGGTGGTGCTCAAGGTCAAGCAACGGATATCGAAATCCGTGCCCGCCGTATCCTCAAATTGCGTGATAAGTTGAATCGTATTCTTGCAGAACGTACGGGTCAACCGCTAGAACGTATTGAGAAGGATACAGATCGTGATTACTTCATGACTGCTGCAGACGCGGCAACTTACGGTATCGTTGATAAAGTCATCGAGAAAACACTGCCTAGCGGTGTGTAA